The Candidatus Acidiferrales bacterium DNA segment ATTTTTTTGCCAGGTTGTACAATTCCTTTGAGGCATTTGAATTGACGACGCCACCGCCCACATATAACACCGGCTTCTTCGATGAATTTATAATTTCGACGGCCTTGTTGATTTGTCCCATGTGCCCGAAATAAAATGGATGATAACCCCGAAGTTTCACTTCCTTTGGATAATTGAATGCCGTCCTGGATGCCATGACATCTTTCGGCATATCGACGACAACAGGCCCCGGCTTTCCGGTGGACGCGATGTGGAATGCTGCCTTTATGGTCCATGCAAGCTCGCGGACGTCTTTAACCAGGAAATTATGTTTTGTGATTGAGCGGGTAATTCCGATTATGTCGGCTTCCTGAAAAGCGTCGTTGCCGATGAGGTGAGTCGCAACCTGCCCGGTGAAAACTACGATCGGCACAGAGTCCATGTAAGCATCGGCGATGCCCGTCACCGTGTTTGTCGCGCCCGGTCCCGATGTTACGAGAACCACGCCGACATTACCTGTCGCCTTTGCGTAACCCTCAGCCGCATGCACCGCGCCTTGTTCATGCCGCGTCAGAATATGCTGGATATGTGACATGTCGTGCATCGCGTCATAAACACCGATTACCGCGCCGCCGGGATATCCGAAAATATATTCTACATTTTCTTCCATCAGGCATTTGACGAAGATCTCGGCGCCTGTCAATTCATTGCTACTCATTGTTTAAATCTCCTTTTGCCGAGGACATTTCTTCACGAAAAGAAATCCATCGGTCATTTTTGGTTTACGGAATCTGCCTCATCTTGTCGTCCAAGAATCTCGGACGGATTCACATTTAAGTTTGTCAGCCTCACCCTCGGCATAGTTCTCAGCTTCAGGTTATTCCCTTTACGACAATGTGGTTTTTAAATTAGGCTTGCTTCTGGGGAATAACCTTCGGCTATTTAGCTAATAATGCCGAGAAGTATATTCCCCCCGCTAAGGAGGAGGAGAATAAGGATTGATACTACAGAAATGAGGCTAAGAATGGACAAATCGACGGACTCATACAGCGGCAACGAGACGCATTCCGCTGTCATGCCAACTGATCGATATGTAGAGTCGCTGTCGTTCATTTTCTTCACTTTAATAATACGGAATTGTCGGACAGATGTCAATAGTTTTATCGGAAAAATTTTAGAAAAATAAAACTATTCGGGGTTTATTGATGGTCGTTTGGTCCGGAAGCTTTGTTTGGCAGCGAGCCGATTCTGAATCTTTTGACAACGAAGTCGCAATCGGAGCATTGGCGACGGGGTTTGTTTCTTAGTCTGCTCGTTGATAACTTTTCATGCTTGAGGAATTAACTTCAAAAATGGAGCCGCAAGGCTCATGATGGGAAAGAGAAGCTAGAATAATTACAGGAGAAAAAATGAGTGGGGAAAAACGAAGAATACTATGGGTAGATGACGAAATAGAGCTGCTGAAGCCTCATGTGATCTTTCTTAAGGATAAAGGTTTTAATGTCGATACCGCCACTAACGGCCAGGATGCAATAGAACTGGTTAAGCAAAATTTCCGCAATGAAAATTACGACTTGATCCTCCTTGACGAGATGATGGCAGGGATGGGAGGGTTAAACACGCTTGAGGTCATAAAAGGAATTGCGCCGGAAATACCGGTTGTAATGATAACCAAAAATGAAGCCGAGTCGCTGATGGAGGAAGCCATAGGTCAAAAGATCAGCGACTATTTGACGAAGCCAGTAAATCCAAGCCAGATACTTTTGACGGCAAAAAAAATCATCGATGGCCATCGGATTGCCGGAGAGCGTGTCTCCAGAGATTATGTCGCAGAATTTCGAGAAATATCCGCTCAACTGGATGGAGACGTCTCGTATTCTGACTGGATCGACATTCACCAGAAGCTAACCCGTTGGGAAATGGAAATCGATGAGCATCCTGAAATCGGATTGAAGGATTCTCTGATGGATCAAAGGAAAGCCGCGAATGCTTCCTTCGGCAAATACATCGACAGGGTTTACAGGGACTGGGTGACCAAGAAGACCGACCGCCCGAAGCTTTCGCAGGAGGTTTTCGAGACTTTTGCCATTCCTAGGATGAAGCCGGGCAAATCGGTCGTGTTCATCGTAATCGACTGCATGAGGCTGGACCAATGGCTGATCATGGAAGAATTCCTCCGCGATTACTTCGCGATCAGCAAGCAGTTCTACTATTCACTTCTACCGACGGCAACGCCATATTCTCGCAACGCGATATTCAGCGGGATGTACCCGCTGGAGATGGAGAACCGTTTTCCCGAGATTTGGGACAAAGGGAATTCCGACGACGACTCGAGCAGGAATCGTTTCGAGAAGGAACTGCTCACGGATTTGCTTCAGAGAAAACGATTGAGGGTAGAGCCGAAATATGTTAAGATCATCGATCCTGATTTCGGTAAAAATATTGTGTCCAATGTTTCGAGCTATGCACGTCTGCCATTGACTGCCATAGTCGTGAATTTCGTCGACATACTGGCACACTCCCGGTCCGATTCGGACGTCCTGAAGGAAATTGCACCTGATGAGAGCGCATATCGTTCGCTGACGAGATCGTGGTTTCAGCATTCATATCTCTTGGATCTTTTCAAGGCACTTGCCCAGACAGATGCAACCGTGGTTGTGACGACCGACCATGGAAGCGTAAGAAGCATGCGGGGCTCGAAGGTACTTGGAGACAGGGAGGCATCGACGAACCTGCGATATAAGTTCGGCCGCAATTTGAAGTGCGACGACAGGCAGGCTATCTTTGTCAAGAACCCGGAGGACTATATGCTGCCGAGGCGCGGCGTCACGATAAACTACATAATAGCCAAGGAAGATTTCTATTTTGTCTATCCGACCGACTATCATAAGTATCTCGAGCAATACCATGATAGCTTTCAGCACGGCGGAATTTCCCTCGAGGAAATGATTCTGCCGGTTGTGTTTCTTGATCCGAGATAAGATTTACCCCCGGACATGGAGATCTTGATTTCAAAGAGCGAGGAAGAGACTATCAGGCTCGGGAGCGAATTTGCAAAGAAGCTGAAATCAGGTGGCGTTGTCGCTCTTTACGGCGACCTCGGTTCCGGCAAGACTCAATTTGTCAAAGGAGTCTGTCGTTTATTCGATGTGAAAGAAGTTGTAAACAGCCCGACTTTTACTATCGTAAATGAATATCATGGCACAATGCCGACCTCAAAGGAATCTATTCGGGTTTTCCACATAGATTTGTACAGATTAAAGAATATAGAAGAGATTTTCGGGATTGGTTATTATGAATATCTTGAGTCGGGCGGAATCTGTCTGGTCGAGTGGGCCGAAAAACTCGACGGTATTATCCCGGAGGAACGGTTTGACGTTAAATTTTCCGTAGTTGATGAAACGACCCGGGAGATTACTCTGGCTGACGTCGGCGGCAGGAATTGATCATGCGTAGAATACTTGCCATCGAAACCGCAACCAAAGTCTGCTCGGTCGCAGTTGCCGATGAGTGTGAAGTGCTCGGAGAGTTTTCGCTTTTCGTTCCACAAGTTCACGCCGAGCGCCTTATAGTAATGACAAGCAATTTGATCGAGAATTTGAGACTCACATACAGTGATCTCGATGCGGTAGCGGTTTCCATTGGTCCGGGAAGTTTTACGGGATTAAGAATCGGACTGAGTGTGGCGAAAGGAATAGCTTATGGACAGGACAAGAAGCTGATCGCGATCCCTACACTGGAGGCTATAGCCCGGCTGCTTCGGGATCGTGCCGGCCCGGAGAAAACGATTGTGCCGGTGCTCCGCGCACGCGCAGACGAGTTTTATTATTCATCATTTCTGGTGAAGAATTCGGAATTGAAAATGAGAACGGGCTACGGAATAGCCGATGCCGACTCGATTATCGCGGAATTTTCTTCGGAGACCTTCTTCATCGGAGAAGGCGCCGTGGAATTATCGAAACATGAAGGCGCGAAGAAAAAATTTGGAGCCGGGCGATTTATAGATATTCCAGCTTCCGCCAAAGAAGTTGCGCTTGCTGCGCAAGTGAAACTTGAGAGAGAAGAATTTGACGACGTAGAATCCCTGGTGCCGATGTACCTGAAGGATTTTATCGCAATCAAGGGGAAATCGTTTCCGAACGGGATCCATTTGGACAATAAATTATTGGAGAAGATCTGATGTCGTGGTTCAAGCGTTCAAAACAAAATATCGTGTCCGCAGAAAAAAAGGATTTGCCTGAAGGGTCGTGGGTGAAATGTGAGAAGTGCGGCGAGATGCTTCACAAGTCCCAGCTCGAAGACAACCTGTGGACCTGCAACAAATGTAATTTCCATTTCAGAATCGGGAGCAAAGAGTATTTCCAGATTCTGCTTGACAAGAAAACGTTTAAGGAAACCGACAAGGGTTTGAAATCGAACGACCCTCTAAAATTTGTTGATACGAAATCTTACAAAAAAAGGCTGGACGAA contains these protein-coding regions:
- a CDS encoding bifunctional response regulator/alkaline phosphatase family protein — protein: MSGEKRRILWVDDEIELLKPHVIFLKDKGFNVDTATNGQDAIELVKQNFRNENYDLILLDEMMAGMGGLNTLEVIKGIAPEIPVVMITKNEAESLMEEAIGQKISDYLTKPVNPSQILLTAKKIIDGHRIAGERVSRDYVAEFREISAQLDGDVSYSDWIDIHQKLTRWEMEIDEHPEIGLKDSLMDQRKAANASFGKYIDRVYRDWVTKKTDRPKLSQEVFETFAIPRMKPGKSVVFIVIDCMRLDQWLIMEEFLRDYFAISKQFYYSLLPTATPYSRNAIFSGMYPLEMENRFPEIWDKGNSDDDSSRNRFEKELLTDLLQRKRLRVEPKYVKIIDPDFGKNIVSNVSSYARLPLTAIVVNFVDILAHSRSDSDVLKEIAPDESAYRSLTRSWFQHSYLLDLFKALAQTDATVVVTTDHGSVRSMRGSKVLGDREASTNLRYKFGRNLKCDDRQAIFVKNPEDYMLPRRGVTINYIIAKEDFYFVYPTDYHKYLEQYHDSFQHGGISLEEMILPVVFLDPR
- the tsaE gene encoding tRNA (adenosine(37)-N6)-threonylcarbamoyltransferase complex ATPase subunit type 1 TsaE yields the protein MEILISKSEEETIRLGSEFAKKLKSGGVVALYGDLGSGKTQFVKGVCRLFDVKEVVNSPTFTIVNEYHGTMPTSKESIRVFHIDLYRLKNIEEIFGIGYYEYLESGGICLVEWAEKLDGIIPEERFDVKFSVVDETTREITLADVGGRN
- the tsaB gene encoding tRNA (adenosine(37)-N6)-threonylcarbamoyltransferase complex dimerization subunit type 1 TsaB, producing the protein MRRILAIETATKVCSVAVADECEVLGEFSLFVPQVHAERLIVMTSNLIENLRLTYSDLDAVAVSIGPGSFTGLRIGLSVAKGIAYGQDKKLIAIPTLEAIARLLRDRAGPEKTIVPVLRARADEFYYSSFLVKNSELKMRTGYGIADADSIIAEFSSETFFIGEGAVELSKHEGAKKKFGAGRFIDIPASAKEVALAAQVKLEREEFDDVESLVPMYLKDFIAIKGKSFPNGIHLDNKLLEKI